In a single window of the Pseudomonas sp. B21-015 genome:
- a CDS encoding LEA type 2 family protein — MRRLIVLSFLLLSLGACALFPSRDPLHINVVGIEPLQSQELEVRFAVKLRVQNPNETAIAYNGVALDLEVNGRPLASGVSNQSGSIPRFSEAVLVVPVSISAFTVLRQTLGLSQTQTLDNLPYVLRGKLAGGAFGTLRFVDRGKLSLSGSTSGTW, encoded by the coding sequence ATGCGCAGATTAATCGTCCTGTCCTTCCTGCTGCTCTCCCTCGGCGCCTGCGCCCTGTTCCCCAGTCGCGATCCGCTGCACATAAACGTGGTCGGTATCGAGCCGCTGCAAAGCCAGGAACTGGAAGTGCGTTTCGCGGTAAAACTGCGCGTGCAAAACCCCAACGAAACCGCGATCGCCTACAACGGCGTGGCGCTGGACCTGGAAGTCAACGGCCGACCACTCGCCTCCGGCGTCAGCAACCAGTCGGGCTCGATCCCACGGTTCTCCGAAGCAGTGTTAGTGGTGCCGGTGAGCATTTCGGCGTTCACGGTGCTGCGTCAGACCCTGGGGTTGAGTCAGACGCAGACCCTGGACAATCTGCCCTACGTACTGCGCGGCAAGCTGGCTGGCGGCGCGTTCGGTACCCTGCGTTTTGTCGATCGCGGCAAGCTCAGCCTGTCGGGTTCGACCTCCGGCACCTGGTAA
- a CDS encoding alkaline phosphatase D family protein encodes MSVLLGPILQFRGINSSVYNVSALVVLPLGGSSPSVKVPKGVTAGKPLATADIPLLNPQHRVWRIDFKTPQDKSVATTYTINIEGAEANFVVPAKGQSPRIAYVSCNGFSDPKDMEKVDRNNERWEHMWGVHQSKPYHLLLMGGDQLYSDDMRSSVSSMKAWFAKPFADRQKAVYTKVIEADLDKFFARLYLECWKQPEVAKLFSAIPTVMMWDDHDIIDGWGSYDEMLHSSPVFQGLFATAKRYFRIFQQQLIQTHPHLKPSADTHPCAIPGTADGFHLGFTGLGELALLVPDLRSERAPDLTTPRAQQTRVISPLSWDAIYAWLDKVKAHKHLLLMSSIPVGYLDLQAAEKALDLMSGQQELEDDLRDHWRSQPHRDERKRLIMRLLDFANAESCKVTLVSGDVHVAGACVIESKLSRHNVDGAGTIYQLISTGVVHPSPPVLAVQFLESIGGHQEQIDYAITGTMLPIGTRGRYLIAARNWLAIEPDEGGNGKTRLWANWHIEGLKHCVTQVIYPVT; translated from the coding sequence ATGAGTGTGTTACTCGGCCCGATTCTGCAGTTTCGTGGCATCAACAGTAGTGTCTATAACGTGTCGGCTCTGGTGGTTCTACCCTTGGGCGGGTCATCGCCCAGCGTGAAGGTGCCCAAGGGTGTCACTGCCGGCAAACCGTTGGCCACCGCCGATATCCCGCTGCTCAATCCTCAGCACCGCGTCTGGCGCATTGATTTCAAAACACCGCAAGACAAATCCGTTGCCACCACTTACACGATCAACATAGAGGGGGCAGAGGCCAACTTTGTCGTTCCGGCCAAGGGCCAGTCGCCGCGCATCGCGTATGTGTCGTGCAACGGCTTCTCGGACCCCAAGGACATGGAGAAGGTGGACAGGAACAACGAGCGTTGGGAGCACATGTGGGGCGTTCATCAAAGCAAGCCCTATCACCTGCTGTTGATGGGTGGCGATCAGCTTTACAGCGACGACATGCGCAGCAGCGTGTCGTCCATGAAAGCATGGTTTGCCAAACCTTTCGCCGATCGTCAAAAGGCCGTCTACACCAAGGTGATCGAAGCAGATCTGGACAAGTTTTTCGCCAGGCTCTACCTGGAGTGCTGGAAACAGCCTGAGGTCGCGAAGCTATTCAGCGCCATCCCGACGGTGATGATGTGGGATGACCATGACATCATCGACGGCTGGGGTTCCTACGATGAGATGCTGCATTCAAGTCCGGTGTTCCAGGGGCTGTTTGCCACGGCCAAACGCTATTTCAGGATTTTCCAGCAGCAACTGATCCAGACCCATCCGCACCTCAAACCGTCCGCTGATACGCATCCCTGCGCGATTCCGGGTACCGCCGACGGCTTTCACCTGGGGTTCACCGGCCTGGGCGAGTTGGCATTGTTGGTTCCCGACCTGCGCAGCGAACGCGCGCCGGACTTGACGACTCCACGGGCTCAACAGACCCGGGTGATTTCGCCCCTCAGTTGGGATGCGATTTATGCCTGGCTGGACAAGGTCAAGGCGCACAAGCACCTGTTGCTGATGTCGAGTATTCCCGTGGGTTACCTTGATTTGCAGGCGGCCGAAAAGGCGCTGGACCTGATGTCGGGGCAACAGGAGCTTGAGGACGATTTGCGCGACCACTGGCGAAGCCAGCCCCACCGAGACGAACGCAAGCGGCTGATCATGCGGCTGCTGGATTTCGCCAATGCCGAGTCATGCAAGGTTACGCTGGTGTCCGGTGATGTTCATGTGGCCGGGGCCTGTGTGATCGAATCGAAGTTGTCCCGGCATAACGTCGATGGTGCAGGAACGATCTACCAATTGATTTCGACCGGGGTCGTGCATCCTTCGCCGCCGGTGCTGGCGGTGCAATTTCTGGAGTCCATTGGCGGGCACCAGGAACAGATCGACTACGCCATCACCGGAACCATGTTGCCCATCGGCACAAGGGGACGTTACCTGATTGCCGCTCGAAACTGGCTGGCGATAGAGCCGGATGAGGGCGGCAACGGCAAAACCCGACTGTGGGCCAACTGGCACATAGAAGGTCTCAAGCATTGTGTGACGCAGGTGATCTACCCCGTTACATAA
- a CDS encoding carbon-nitrogen hydrolase family protein yields the protein MPKSIVAALQIGALPGGKADTLEQILAWENAIIESGAALVVMPEALLGGYPKGEGFGTQLGYRLPEGREAFARYFANAIDVPGVETEALAGLSARTGANLVIGVIERAGSTLYCTALYFDPQAGLVAKHRKLMPTGTERLIWGQGDGSTLPVIDSQVGRIGAVVCWENMMPLLRTAMYAKGVEVWCAPTVDEREMWQVSMRHIAHEGRCFVVSACQVQDSPQALGVDIANWPAQRPLIAGGSVIVGPMGDILAGPLRGEAGLLTAEIDTDDLIRARYDYDVVGHYARPDVFELTVDERAKPGVRFNT from the coding sequence ATGCCCAAGTCCATCGTTGCTGCACTGCAAATCGGTGCCTTGCCCGGCGGCAAGGCCGACACCCTGGAACAGATTCTTGCCTGGGAAAACGCCATTATCGAATCCGGCGCCGCACTGGTGGTCATGCCTGAAGCATTGCTCGGCGGCTACCCCAAAGGCGAGGGCTTCGGTACACAACTGGGTTATCGACTGCCGGAAGGTCGTGAAGCGTTTGCGCGGTATTTCGCCAACGCCATCGACGTGCCCGGTGTCGAGACCGAGGCCCTGGCCGGTTTGTCGGCCCGCACCGGGGCCAATCTGGTGATCGGTGTGATCGAACGCGCGGGCAGCACCTTGTACTGCACCGCGTTGTACTTCGATCCGCAGGCCGGGCTGGTCGCCAAACACCGCAAGCTGATGCCCACCGGCACCGAGCGATTGATCTGGGGCCAGGGCGATGGCTCGACTCTGCCGGTCATCGACAGCCAGGTCGGGCGAATCGGCGCGGTGGTGTGCTGGGAAAACATGATGCCGTTGCTGCGTACTGCGATGTACGCCAAAGGCGTGGAAGTCTGGTGCGCGCCGACCGTGGACGAGCGGGAAATGTGGCAGGTCAGCATGCGCCACATCGCCCATGAAGGCCGCTGCTTTGTGGTCAGCGCCTGTCAGGTGCAAGACTCACCGCAAGCCTTGGGCGTGGACATCGCCAACTGGCCGGCGCAGCGCCCGTTGATTGCCGGTGGCAGTGTGATTGTCGGCCCCATGGGCGACATTCTCGCCGGGCCGCTGCGTGGCGAGGCGGGTTTGCTCACCGCTGAAATCGACACCGATGACCTGATCCGCGCCCGATACGACTACGACGTGGTCGGGCACTACGCGCGCCCGGATGTGTTTGAGTTGACGGTGGATGAGCGAGCCAAACCGGGCGTGCGGTTCAACACATAA
- a CDS encoding LysR family transcriptional regulator, which yields MNQMNIACVDLNLLKVFEALHEESSASRAALRLGVTQSAVSAALRRLREVYGDQLFVRTGRGLAPTLKANQLKPVVSDALNKCRQSLAMVDPAAHHYDGRSVTVGLSDDFEIAYGRRLIEEIARCAPKLRLIFRQTHSQIVAQALMERSIDLAITAGGFAERLLSRQVLGEGGYLCLADPLSLADGQQTLSLEDFVAREHILVSSGGFIGITDEGLAALGLSRRVCASTTHFAALPYLLKGSQAVATIPAHAAQSIAALSGLVLLPCPLALPRYPIELGWRTSTQLDPVVLKVREAIVAIFSHP from the coding sequence ATGAATCAAATGAATATCGCCTGCGTCGATCTCAATCTGCTCAAAGTCTTCGAAGCCCTGCATGAGGAATCCAGCGCCAGCCGTGCCGCGCTGCGTCTGGGTGTGACGCAATCGGCGGTCAGCGCGGCGTTGCGCCGATTGCGAGAAGTGTATGGCGATCAGTTATTCGTGCGCACGGGTCGAGGTCTTGCGCCGACGCTCAAGGCCAATCAGCTGAAACCGGTGGTCAGCGATGCACTGAACAAATGCCGACAGAGCCTGGCGATGGTCGATCCGGCGGCCCACCATTACGACGGACGCTCAGTGACGGTGGGGTTGTCGGATGATTTCGAAATCGCCTACGGCCGCCGATTGATCGAAGAGATCGCTCGCTGTGCGCCGAAACTGCGGCTGATCTTTCGCCAGACCCATAGCCAGATCGTCGCCCAGGCCTTGATGGAGCGCAGCATTGATCTGGCAATCACGGCAGGCGGGTTTGCCGAGCGTTTGCTCAGTCGTCAGGTGCTGGGTGAAGGGGGTTATCTCTGCCTGGCGGATCCCCTCAGCCTGGCCGATGGGCAGCAGACCCTCAGCCTTGAGGACTTCGTCGCCCGCGAGCACATTCTGGTGTCATCGGGCGGTTTTATCGGGATTACCGATGAAGGTCTGGCGGCGTTGGGATTGAGTCGGCGGGTCTGCGCATCGACCACGCACTTTGCCGCGTTGCCGTATCTGCTCAAAGGCAGTCAGGCGGTGGCGACCATTCCGGCCCATGCGGCCCAAAGTATCGCCGCGCTCAGCGGGCTGGTGCTACTGCCCTGCCCTTTGGCGCTGCCGCGTTACCCGATCGAACTGGGCTGGCGCACCAGTACGCAGCTCGACCCGGTGGTGTTGAAAGTGCGCGAGGCGATTGTCGCGATCTTTTCCCACCCGTAG
- a CDS encoding YqjD family protein → MARKTVDQVAEDQIKDQVFSELQALIEESEKLLKSSASLVGEEADTLRGQIAQKLQQARSSVSSVRDRTQPAVDATEIYIGGHPWQTVAISAGFGLVVGLLLGRR, encoded by the coding sequence ATGGCCCGAAAAACCGTCGATCAAGTCGCCGAGGATCAAATCAAGGATCAAGTCTTCAGCGAACTTCAGGCCCTGATCGAAGAGTCGGAAAAACTGCTGAAAAGCAGCGCTTCACTGGTCGGTGAAGAAGCTGACACCCTTCGCGGACAAATCGCCCAGAAACTCCAGCAGGCCCGAAGTTCAGTCTCCAGTGTTCGTGACCGGACCCAACCTGCGGTCGACGCCACCGAAATCTACATCGGCGGTCATCCTTGGCAAACCGTGGCCATCTCCGCCGGATTCGGTCTGGTGGTCGGGCTGTTGTTGGGCCGACGTTGA
- a CDS encoding Ldh family oxidoreductase, with product MTASPEMAVNSNTQTLDFDALVLLLEQIFQRHGTSADVARTLALNCAGAERDGAHSHGVFRIPGYVSTLKSGWVNGQAVPVVEDVASGFVRVDAGNGFAQPALAAARPLLVEKARSAGIAVLAIRNSHHFAALWPDVEPFAEEGLVALSVVNSMTCVVPHGADRPLFGTNPIAFAAPRADGDPIVFDLATSAIAHGDVQIAARKGERLPAGMGVDSLGQPTQDPKAILEGGALLPFGGHKGSALSMMVELLAAALTGGNFSFEFDWSNHPGAKTPWTGQLLIVIDPSKSAGQNFAERSQELVRQMHGVGLKRLPGDRRHQQRAKSGAQGIPLDVQTLANLRELAGL from the coding sequence ATGACCGCATCGCCTGAAATGGCCGTTAACTCGAACACCCAAACCCTCGATTTCGACGCGCTCGTTCTATTGCTCGAGCAGATATTCCAGCGCCATGGCACCTCAGCCGACGTCGCCAGAACCCTGGCCCTCAACTGCGCCGGTGCCGAACGCGACGGGGCTCACAGTCACGGTGTGTTCCGCATTCCCGGTTATGTGTCGACGCTGAAGAGCGGCTGGGTCAATGGTCAGGCCGTGCCGGTGGTCGAGGACGTGGCCTCGGGGTTTGTCCGGGTCGATGCTGGCAATGGTTTCGCCCAGCCGGCCCTCGCGGCGGCGCGGCCATTGCTGGTGGAAAAAGCCCGCAGCGCCGGTATTGCGGTGTTGGCCATCCGCAATTCCCACCATTTCGCCGCCTTGTGGCCGGACGTCGAGCCGTTTGCCGAAGAAGGGCTGGTGGCACTGAGTGTGGTCAACAGCATGACCTGCGTGGTGCCGCACGGCGCTGATCGCCCGCTGTTCGGAACCAACCCGATTGCCTTCGCCGCGCCCAGGGCCGACGGTGATCCGATCGTCTTCGACCTCGCCACCAGCGCCATTGCCCATGGCGATGTACAGATCGCTGCCCGCAAAGGCGAGCGCTTGCCGGCAGGCATGGGTGTGGACAGCCTGGGCCAGCCGACCCAGGACCCGAAAGCGATTCTCGAGGGTGGCGCCTTGCTCCCATTTGGCGGGCATAAAGGTTCGGCGCTGTCGATGATGGTGGAACTGTTGGCGGCGGCGTTGACCGGCGGCAATTTTTCTTTCGAGTTCGACTGGTCGAACCATCCGGGTGCCAAAACCCCCTGGACCGGTCAACTGCTGATCGTGATCGATCCGAGCAAGTCGGCGGGGCAGAACTTTGCCGAACGCAGCCAGGAACTGGTCCGGCAGATGCACGGTGTGGGGCTCAAGCGTTTACCGGGTGATCGGCGTCACCAGCAGCGCGCCAAGTCTGGTGCTCAAGGCATCCCGCTCGATGTACAGACGCTGGCGAATCTGCGGGAATTGGCGGGGCTTTGA
- a CDS encoding dermonecrotic toxin domain-containing protein, which translates to MTAPPLPYFFDEAERASNAKQPGEREKALNFTLDDLKWLKGGVYLATHEARTTQKAAMQIDRLMLQMSAGPDIPLAGAFCMSRPNKSEVILYTPWKGLVKFADMTDLTTQLERWLSQASDQQALLRYLSIEQRSTASATTGLTVSTQKIEGAAFQDQEQTLDRNQTQNIQTMLAELVKMPSLQSMLDETLKIALAKRFPKLDQRRTQLDSYIDSASPASDTTHPQNRRKLSSLSLSDALLHVYLTNQWPDGDIRTFSNPGHGVSNHADNQAWEREIKEIAQSFTPRLQSLLETFWNAPMSDGQSRSDFFAESLRDTYHVDLLLKRQQGILTTAEYLELMSVSGAEPAPELPLRVEKVRVSALYKHYVELASTFMSGNSDTLGYLYTHSSGIQASTDLAAIKDTALAMLRSEGHEDNLLNFMSLDERDTFLSLEPQERLIIGEPITGQVFEQLIEDVRAKQLQNLTYALSRYRESEGTLNVHALLDKALDVRGLIDNRLLTGDANGRWSTRADQRWSARPATVRAESAKEQLASLSTVKQALEHQLDQHPSISVTTFAAAQTLARSSLEQLQPKFVHTLSTALRSEHKLLGVARALGTTELAMIKTLFETPVRLQRGALNGFLPDVFSLALKADDTSDVLKLASCFVLTERGGQDPTHSGKAILWTPASGFEAFTSLTPLLTAFKKRLQSEDDRPAILENLERSQRTSGRTFTLAPLQLIHEDFLDHIQKPFVRLDQISVERALASSLPAPTLKNLLNLVALHTPKTGLRRATDLARSLATQQKLPVWLAKASIQDQVLHAELLQQYLNNAKDDKDYLTGVRSLERTAQFELKKLLKADRLDIDPDNVQVQVASPLTSGAKTLTLSAFALTHFHELDNADFKLVSLTSTAVPAKMDKRYIKSLIRKLDVGQLQQKIVTAAFAETNTSAKASRQLFAAQLPWQLLHYAHSLKLQERLSETGFDFIRQVMDMPDAIAREAVDGANAIIRPLEILYGKGLPSIKVPGIYLIGPKPNTAGPQVLIAPYSPGHGVKEYENEHLLLTELKSQGPLHSWVRNSLSHTDRTHYDSHVTSTTASGEVNLASKPIRGDLFKHLFNANVECLARLLGTQSLKDAQGDWETIKRVLGDAPEQAFTFLLGKLAYPTVVWHSYSDFKASAEDLQQHKWGPAIKSFISGIAQLAMLRQSMESQAEPSAAASEPSPPPTSANLQWRDIAITDPVRTGLQSREHVDADLGSMTRDATLGLYTHPTTKKKYAPVEGKVYPLEKRGKRWRISSSGSDGPYVVQNASKQWVREPEDTQARQYSLSKRLKTWSAVRDGMNVEANGMAEIRRLFPVRARLIDESLDFATTYAWNSFRNLQLLKKTGDTETPVHQLIKRFLDVPAILPAHVAKIEKVVEEILSALVDPTLRNEKSKRFVTGRVHEHRDITFGFTIPVDQEKKIYLAEKFFMPYLDHYRNYLTDASFPIRAHARATTLIHELSHVICNAEDIVYLDCGRPFVDLIDTTTTRGAKLSRTLTQAQEALSNHTPLYELFTVLNAETNVWEDFGKTSHENTDYLHQQILSLTGKKTLAEARTHFKKDATARLAVQLANADSIAWLITHLGRQLHVDTP; encoded by the coding sequence ATGACTGCTCCCCCGCTGCCGTATTTTTTCGACGAGGCAGAACGTGCATCCAATGCAAAACAACCCGGCGAGCGCGAGAAAGCGCTGAACTTCACCCTTGATGACCTGAAATGGTTGAAGGGTGGTGTTTATCTCGCCACCCACGAGGCTCGCACAACCCAAAAGGCTGCGATGCAGATAGATCGGCTGATGTTGCAGATGTCCGCCGGACCCGACATTCCATTGGCCGGTGCGTTTTGCATGAGTCGTCCCAACAAAAGCGAAGTCATCCTCTATACACCCTGGAAAGGCCTCGTCAAATTCGCCGACATGACCGACCTCACAACGCAACTCGAGAGATGGCTGAGCCAGGCCAGCGACCAGCAGGCGCTGCTGCGTTACCTCTCCATCGAACAGCGTTCGACTGCATCGGCAACCACGGGCTTGACGGTGTCGACGCAAAAGATCGAGGGGGCGGCGTTTCAGGACCAGGAACAGACCCTCGACCGCAACCAGACGCAGAACATCCAGACGATGCTGGCCGAACTGGTGAAAATGCCGTCGCTGCAGTCGATGCTGGACGAGACACTCAAAATCGCCCTGGCCAAGCGTTTTCCCAAACTGGACCAGCGCCGTACACAACTGGACAGTTATATCGACAGCGCTTCTCCCGCCTCCGATACCACCCACCCGCAAAACCGGCGCAAGCTTTCTTCGCTGTCTTTGAGCGATGCCCTGCTGCACGTCTACCTGACCAATCAGTGGCCGGATGGCGATATCAGAACCTTCTCCAACCCAGGCCACGGTGTGAGCAACCACGCTGACAACCAGGCCTGGGAACGCGAGATAAAAGAGATCGCGCAAAGCTTCACACCCCGCCTGCAGAGTCTGCTCGAAACCTTCTGGAATGCCCCCATGAGCGACGGGCAGTCCCGTTCCGACTTTTTCGCCGAGAGCCTGCGAGATACCTATCATGTGGATCTTCTGCTAAAGCGTCAGCAAGGTATTTTGACCACCGCTGAATATCTGGAGTTGATGAGCGTCAGCGGAGCCGAGCCTGCCCCAGAACTCCCGCTACGGGTCGAGAAAGTACGCGTCAGCGCGCTCTATAAACATTATGTAGAGCTCGCGTCCACCTTTATGAGCGGCAACTCGGACACCTTGGGCTACCTGTACACCCACTCCTCAGGCATCCAGGCCAGTACCGATCTTGCAGCGATAAAAGACACGGCGCTGGCCATGCTCAGAAGCGAGGGTCACGAGGACAATCTGCTCAATTTCATGTCCCTCGACGAACGCGACACCTTCCTTTCGCTTGAGCCGCAGGAGCGTCTGATCATTGGAGAACCGATTACCGGCCAAGTATTTGAGCAACTCATTGAAGATGTCCGCGCCAAGCAACTGCAGAACCTGACATACGCCCTGAGCCGGTACCGGGAAAGCGAGGGCACGCTCAATGTACATGCGTTGCTCGACAAGGCGCTGGATGTACGAGGCCTGATCGACAATCGCCTGTTGACCGGCGATGCAAACGGCCGCTGGAGCACCCGGGCCGATCAGCGTTGGAGTGCGCGACCGGCCACCGTGCGTGCAGAATCGGCAAAAGAACAACTGGCAAGTCTCTCCACCGTCAAGCAGGCACTCGAGCATCAGCTTGATCAACACCCGTCCATTTCGGTTACAACGTTCGCGGCGGCACAAACCCTCGCTCGTTCGTCTCTTGAGCAACTGCAACCCAAGTTTGTGCATACCTTGAGCACCGCATTGCGTAGCGAGCACAAACTGCTGGGCGTCGCCCGCGCGCTTGGGACGACGGAACTGGCGATGATCAAAACACTGTTCGAGACGCCGGTCCGGCTGCAACGCGGTGCTCTGAACGGGTTTCTGCCGGATGTCTTTTCCCTGGCACTCAAGGCCGACGACACCAGTGACGTGCTCAAGCTCGCCAGTTGTTTTGTACTCACCGAGCGCGGCGGTCAGGACCCGACCCACTCCGGCAAGGCGATTCTATGGACCCCAGCCTCGGGATTCGAAGCCTTTACTTCCCTCACCCCGCTGCTGACAGCATTCAAAAAACGTTTGCAGAGCGAGGACGATCGCCCAGCGATTCTGGAGAATCTCGAAAGAAGCCAGCGAACATCAGGGCGTACCTTTACCCTCGCGCCATTACAGTTGATTCATGAGGATTTTCTGGATCACATACAAAAACCATTCGTTCGGCTGGATCAAATCTCGGTCGAACGCGCCTTGGCCTCCTCACTGCCCGCACCGACTCTGAAAAATCTACTGAACCTGGTGGCATTGCACACACCGAAGACAGGGCTACGTCGGGCAACAGACCTCGCACGCTCTCTGGCGACCCAACAAAAACTTCCGGTATGGTTGGCCAAAGCGTCCATACAGGATCAGGTACTGCATGCAGAACTGCTTCAGCAATACCTGAACAATGCCAAGGACGATAAGGATTACCTGACCGGCGTGCGCTCTCTTGAACGCACGGCACAGTTCGAGTTGAAAAAGCTACTCAAGGCCGATCGACTGGACATTGATCCGGACAACGTCCAGGTGCAGGTTGCCTCGCCCCTGACATCTGGCGCAAAGACGCTGACGCTGTCGGCTTTTGCATTGACTCACTTTCATGAACTGGACAATGCCGACTTCAAGCTGGTGTCACTCACCTCCACCGCCGTCCCGGCCAAAATGGACAAGCGTTACATCAAGAGCCTGATACGAAAGCTGGATGTCGGCCAGCTTCAGCAAAAAATAGTGACGGCAGCGTTTGCCGAAACCAATACGAGTGCGAAAGCCTCCCGGCAGCTGTTCGCCGCACAATTACCGTGGCAACTGTTGCACTACGCGCATTCGCTAAAACTGCAGGAACGCCTGAGCGAAACCGGGTTCGACTTCATTCGGCAAGTCATGGACATGCCCGATGCAATCGCCCGCGAGGCCGTCGACGGTGCGAATGCGATAATCCGTCCACTTGAGATCCTCTACGGTAAAGGTCTGCCGTCGATCAAAGTACCAGGCATTTATTTGATCGGCCCCAAACCGAACACGGCGGGACCACAGGTGCTTATCGCGCCCTATAGCCCTGGCCATGGAGTGAAGGAATATGAAAACGAACATCTGTTGCTGACGGAGCTCAAGTCACAAGGCCCACTGCACAGTTGGGTGCGCAACAGTCTGTCGCATACTGACCGCACGCATTACGACAGCCATGTGACCAGTACGACTGCGTCCGGCGAAGTCAATCTGGCCTCCAAACCCATCAGGGGCGATCTGTTCAAGCACCTGTTCAACGCAAATGTCGAATGCCTGGCGCGACTGCTGGGCACCCAATCCTTGAAGGACGCTCAGGGCGACTGGGAAACCATAAAACGCGTATTGGGTGACGCTCCTGAACAAGCCTTTACGTTCCTGCTGGGCAAGCTGGCCTACCCGACTGTCGTGTGGCACAGCTATAGCGATTTCAAGGCGTCTGCAGAGGACCTTCAACAACACAAATGGGGGCCGGCGATAAAGTCCTTTATCAGCGGCATAGCGCAACTGGCGATGTTGCGCCAGTCAATGGAAAGCCAGGCAGAACCCTCGGCGGCGGCAAGTGAGCCTTCCCCCCCTCCAACCAGTGCCAACCTTCAATGGCGGGACATCGCCATTACCGATCCGGTACGCACAGGGTTGCAGAGCCGCGAGCACGTTGATGCCGACCTCGGCTCAATGACCCGGGACGCCACCCTTGGGCTCTACACACACCCGACCACAAAGAAAAAATACGCTCCGGTTGAAGGAAAGGTCTATCCACTCGAAAAACGCGGCAAGCGCTGGCGCATCAGTAGTTCGGGCAGCGATGGCCCCTATGTCGTGCAGAACGCTTCAAAGCAGTGGGTGCGGGAGCCGGAGGACACGCAAGCTCGCCAGTACAGTTTAAGCAAGCGGCTTAAAACATGGTCCGCTGTCCGGGATGGGATGAACGTCGAAGCCAATGGAATGGCCGAAATACGCAGGCTCTTCCCTGTACGGGCCCGGCTGATCGATGAAAGCCTTGACTTCGCGACCACCTATGCCTGGAACAGCTTCCGCAACCTGCAACTGTTGAAAAAAACAGGCGACACAGAGACACCGGTCCATCAACTGATCAAGAGGTTTCTAGATGTACCGGCGATATTGCCCGCGCATGTGGCGAAGATAGAGAAAGTCGTAGAAGAAATCCTCAGTGCCCTGGTGGACCCGACGCTCAGGAACGAGAAGTCGAAACGCTTTGTTACTGGAAGAGTTCATGAACACCGGGACATTACATTTGGCTTCACGATCCCTGTCGACCAGGAGAAAAAAATCTATCTGGCAGAGAAGTTTTTTATGCCCTATCTGGATCACTACCGTAATTACCTGACCGATGCCTCTTTCCCGATCCGTGCTCACGCCCGTGCAACGACGTTGATCCACGAGCTGTCGCATGTGATCTGTAACGCGGAGGATATCGTTTATTTGGATTGCGGCAGACCGTTTGTCGATCTGATTGATACCACCACGACCCGTGGCGCCAAGCTGAGCAGGACGTTGACGCAGGCTCAGGAGGCGCTTTCAAACCATACGCCTTTATACGAGCTGTTCACCGTTTTGAATGCCGAAACAAACGTGTGGGAAGACTTTGGTAAAACCAGCCATGAGAACACCGATTATCTACATCAGCAGATTTTGAGCCTGACCGGCAAAAAGACATTGGCCGAAGCACGCACGCATTTCAAAAAGGATGCGACGGCGAGACTGGCGGTCCAACTGGCCAACGCTGACTCCATCGCCTGGCTTATCACTCATTTGGGACGCCAGCTTCACGTCGACACGCCCTGA